Genomic segment of Nitrospirota bacterium:
AGAGAGACGATCGACGCCTCGGGATTAGGGTCCCTGCTTCCGGGCTTGTGCATGGCAAATACCGAGAAGAAGCCTGCCGACGGTTCGAACGACGATACGCGGTTCCCAAACGCCTTGCTGAAATGCTTCTCGGGAAGCAGTTTCAGAATATCTTTGGGATGGATCGTGAAGACGCAGGAGTCGGCCGCGACCTCTTCACCGGTATTCAGCACGAAGCGTCCGACCTTGTTGCCCCGGATGTCCTCCAGTCCGGTGATGAACGTCCCGCAGCGGATATCCACGTCATATTCCCGGAACTTCTCCCGGAAGGCGGCCACAAAGGCATCTCCGCCGTTCTTTACGCAGGCGATGGACTCGTAAAAATTGAGGACCATCCTGCTGTGGTTCGCGAAGGAGATCTCGCTTGGCCTCACCCCGTAGCACATCGCATACCCCGACAACAGGCCCCGCAAAAGCGCGTTCCCGGTCAGGCCCCTCAGAACGGCATCGAGCGAAACAAAATCCTCATCGAGGTTCGCCAGGGCGATTTCATTTTCATGGATATTCAGCGAGGGCGTGCGGCTGCAGACCGAAAGAACCATCTCAAAATAGCGGTCGACGGCGACTCTTTCGGCCGGGAAATAGCCCTTGAGCTGTTTTTTGATGTTCTCGACGCCGCTCGGGAGCTCGAACCCCTTGTCTTCCGATTCAAAGATGAAGTGATTTCTGCAAGCCTCGGAAAGAAAGATCGGCTCGATGGAACCGCGGATGCCGAGAAACGAAAGGATATCGGACAGGATTCCTCCCTCCTGGAGCCCGCCTGTGAAGTGGAATCCCGTATCGAACGCAATGCCCCGCTTGACGAAGCGGGACAGGGAGCCGCCGATGTGCATGCCTTTTTCGAGCAGGAGGACCTTCTTCCCGCTCATGGCAAGAAGAAGCGTCATCGTGAGCCCGCTGATGCCGCTTCCCACCACAATATGATCGTACCGGTTCATAAACGCCTGCAACCCCGACTTCCTTCTCTCAAAGAGCCGAACATCCCGATGGTCACATTGCCAGCCCGCCGTTGATGCCGATCACCTGGCCATGGATGTACAGATGTTCCTCCGCACACAGGAAGTTTACGACGGAGGCTACATCATCCGCCGTTCCCACCCTGTTCAGGGGAATGAGCGGCAGCACCTGGTTCCGGGGGATTTTTTCAGTCATGTCCGTCTCGATGAAGCCGGGCGCAACGACATTGACCAGGATGTTCTTCCTGCCCACCTCGCGAGCGAGCGCTTTGGCTGCTCCGATCAGACCCGCCTTGGACGCCGAATAGTTCACTTGCCCCGCCTGTCCGATCTGGCCGGAGGTTGATGACACCACAACGATGCGTCCGCGCTTTGCCTTCAGCATCGCAAACACGACCGGGCGGGTCACATTGAAAAAGCCGTCGAGATTCGTTGAAAGAACCGATCGCCATTCGTCCTTCGTCATCCACATGAGAAGGTTGTCCCGTGAGATGCCCGAGTTGTAGACCAGCACGTGGGGTGGAGTTATTTCGACGAGCCCGGCCAGAGCCGCTTCTGTCTCTTCAAAGCTGGAAACATCGAATGAAAGGGTATCGCACGTCCTGCCGAGCGCCTCGATCTCTGTTTTCACGCTCCGTGCGGCCTCATGGTTCCCTTTATACGTCAGCCAGAGATCGAACCCGGACTGCGCAAGGCGCACTGCAATAGCGCGACCGATACCCCTGCTGCCGCCGACGACAAGCGCTCTTTTTTGATTAATGTCCATCATGAAGATTCTAACGCAGTCGCCCTGAGGTAAATGCTTAATATAATAGGATTATTTAGCGCGGACGAGCTCATAACGAAGTCACAAATTGTACACTATCGTTCCATCCCCTGTCAAGAGCTTTTGCCGGATCAGAGGTCTCATTTTGAATGATTCTTACTCGAATTTTCAGGCCCCATGCCGCATTGAACCTTCTTCAAACGACTGCACTTCCAGCCCCTTAGCCCCGGACCTTTTTCAGCAGCCATGCCATGTTCTTTCCGAGGTTCTTCATCGTTTGGATGCCCTCGGCATCGTTGCTCACCTCGCCCGGCTGACGCCCGATTCCCAGGTTCCAGTAGCTCGAACCGGGGACGATCATACCGCTGATCGTAAAGAAATAATTGAGGGTGTTAAAGACATGGATAGCTCCTGCCCTGCGCACGGCGACGACCGCGGCCCCCACTTTGCGATTGTACATCTCGGGATTAGCCCTCCCCACCATGCCGCACCGTTCGATCAGGGCCTTCATCCCTGCCGATACGTCGGCAAAGTACGTGGGAGACCCCAGCAAGATACCATCAGCCTCATCCATCTTCTGGAGGCATTCGTTGATGACGTCCTTTTCGACCGAACAGCGCTTGTTCTTTTTCTCGAAGCATTTCATGCACGCGATGCAGCCCTGGACCGGCTTTCCAGCGAGACTGTACAGTTCCGTCGTAATCCCCTCGGCCTTCAATTCATCCAGTACCAGGTTCAGGAGTATCGCCGTATTGCCGTCCTTGCGGGCACTCCCGTTGAATGCAACGACCTTCATCGTAATAATCCTCCTGCTTTCTTTAATTTATGCCCGTTATGCAAAGGAAGCCGGTACCCGCTTGTGCACCACCAACCGTCCCCCGTCCGTCCATTGAGCTTGACAAGGTTCAGCGTGAATAAACATCCCGTGGCATCCTTATACCACATATCATCCCTGTTGGAAACGGTATTCTTCTGCTTTTCCAGGCCGCTCTTTTCAAGGGATGCCCTTTACAACATACGGAGGTGAGATTACAATAGATAGCAACGAGGTGCCCCATGATTGAATTGAAGCATGTCGGCAGGGTTTATAAACGCGGAGCAAAGGAGATCCATGCCCTGCAGCGGGTCACGCTGAGCATCGGGAAAGGCGAGTTCCTGGGCATCATGGGACCGTCGGGGTCCGGGAAAAGCACGCTCCTGAACCTCATCGGCGGCCTGGACCAGCCCACCTCGGGCGAGATCTTCATCGAAGGCCGTCCGCTGCACGGCGTGTCGGATGACGAGCTCACGCTGATCCGGCGCAGGAAGGTCGGTTTTATTTTCCAATTCTTCAATCTCCTGCCGATCCTGACCGCTGCCGAAAACGTCAGCCTCCCGCTCCTGCTTGAGGGGATCCCCTATGCCGACGTGAAGCCTAAGGCTCTTTCCCTGCTAGCCAAAGTTGGACTCGCCGAACGTACCGAGCACCGACCCGAAGAGCTTTCGGGCGGTGAAATGCAGCGGGTCGCCATCGCGCGCGCCCTTGTCACAAGCCCGGCCGTGCTGCTCGCCGATGAACCGACGGGGAACCTGGACTCGCGGACGAGCGAGGATATCTTCGGGCTGCTGGGCGGATTGCACGCCGAGGGCCAGACCATCGTCATGGTCACGCATGATCCGAGAGCCGCGTCGCGCGGAACCAGGATCATCATGCTGAAGGACGGCAGCATCGCCGAGGACAGTGCGAAGGAGCGAGCATAAAGCAAGTTAAGCGCGAAGTCGCAAGGAGCGCAAAGATCGAGGAAGAAGCTGTTCTGAAGGGATCAACCTCTTTCTTTCCGTCCTTGGCGCCTTGTCAAGTCAAGGGGTTTTGTCGACTATGAATCTCTTCAACCTGCTCAAACACATCAGCGTCAGGCGAATTCGCCTCCAGAAGGTCCATGCGCTCATGACGATGGCCGGCATCTGCCTCGGCGTGGCGGCGATCGTTTCCATCGGCATCGTGAACAAGAGCGTCATGCAGTCCTTCGAGGACTCTATCACTCGGGTAACGGGCAGGGCAGCGCTCCAGATCACCGGCCCGGCCTCCGGCTTCCCCGAGGGACTGCTGGAGCGCGTGCAGAACGTGCCGGGCGTGGAGTACGCAGTGCCCGTGATCGATACCCAGGGCATCCTTATCGGCGCAAAAGAGAGCTCTATCGCCATCCTCGGCGTCGATGTGCTGCAGGACAGCAACATCCGTGATTATCACCTCTCCGAGGAGAGCGCGGACATTCCCGACCCGCTCCTCTTCCTTGCCAGGCCCGACTCCATTCTGCTCACCAAGGAGCTCGCCGGGCGGGAAGGCATTGCGATCGACCAGAAGATCCGCGTCGAGACCGTCCAGGGCATCAGGACCTTCCAGGTCCGCGGTCTCCTGAACCCTGAAGGCCCTGCGAAAGCCATGGGGGGCAATATCGCGATCATGGACTACCCCGCCGCCCAGATGGCCTTCGGGAAGGAGGGCCGCATCGACCGGATTGACGTGAGCCTGCTCCGTGGGGAAGAGTTCGAGAGCGTGCGCCGTCGGATCGAGAAGGCGATTCCCGCGGGATATAGCATCGTGACGCCGGAGGGCAGAACGAAACAGGTGGCTCTGCTTATTTCGCACTTCCAGAAGAACATCAATCTCATCAGTTTTATCGCCGTCTTCGTCGGCATGTACCTCATTTACAACGCCGTCTCGATCGCGGTGGTCCAGCGCCGAAAGGAAATCGGCATCCTCCGTGCGCTGGGCACTACGAGACGACAGATCATCGCGCTGTTCCTGGGCGAAACCCTGGCCATGGCCGTGGTGGCATCCGGACTCGGCCTGGCCGTCGGCATCCTGTTCGCGAAAGCGGCCATCGGGGCCGTCGGGCAGACCGTTTCCGAGCTCTATCTGCGCACGTCCATCCAGCAGATTACCGTCTCCCCGCCCGATCTTGCCATCGGCTTCCTCTCCGGCATTGCAGCCAGCCTCGCCGCCGCGTTCTTCCCGTCCCTGGCGAGCGCCCGTATAACGCCGGTCTCCGCCATTCGCTCCGTGCCCTATTCCGAGGAAGGCCTCCTCTCGGGTAATCGGCTCAGGATCGCGGCGGTGCTGTTTGTCGCCTTCGCATTATTCCTGCTCGTTCTCTACAAAGCCTTCGCCGACTCACTCCTCCTCCACAACACCGTCGCCATGTTCTCCGCCACGATCTTCCTCCTCCTCGGAATATCGCTCGCGACCCCCTCGGTCCTCGAGGGATTTCTCGGCTTCTTCCACCGGGCGCTTTCGCCGTACATCGGCGCCGCCGCCAAACTGGCGGGCCTGAACCTTCAGAAGAACATCACCCGGAATGCGGTCGCGGCGGCAGCGATCTTTTACGGCATCTCCGTGTTCGTCAGCTCCGCGGGCATCATCTACAGCGCCAAGCAGTCGGTGCTCGAGTGGATCGATTCCTACGTGCGCGGCGACATTATCGTCACGTCCGGCCATCCCATCGCGTCCACGGGCTCGCAGAACATCCCCATGCCCGTGGACCTGTGGAAGGACATCGAGAAGGTCCCCGGCGTGCTGTCGGCCGACCCCTTCCGCAAGATCTACATCGACTACCGGGGCAGGCGCCTCCTGCTCCTGACTCTGGACATCGATCGCAGAATGCTGTACAGCCCCTTTAAAGTGACCCAGGGGAGACGGGAGGACATGGTGCGCCTCCTGCCGAACCGGAACGCTATCGCGGTAAATGAGACCGTAGCGGCTCAGGAGCGCCTCAAACCCGGGGACACGATGGTCCTTCCGACGCCGGAGGGGCCGGTCGCTTTCACCGTGGCGGTCGTCAACGTGGACTACAGTTCGGATTCCGGCTCGATCCTGATGGATATGCACACATACCGGAAATACTGGAAGGAATATCTTGCCGATTCTTTTTCGGTACGGGTGAAGCCGGACGCCCACGTCAACACCGTGCGCGACGAGATCGCGAAAAGGTTCGGCAACGACCGGAAGCTCTTTGTGCTCCCGGCGCGGGAATTCAAGCTTGAGATCCGAAAGCTCATTGACCGCGGCTTCGCCGTGAACCACGCCATCAACATCGTTACCATGCTGATCGCATGCCTCGGGATCATCGTCACGCTACTCGCGTCGGTGCTGGAACGAACCCGCGAGATCGGCATCCTGCGCTCCATCGGCATGTTGAGGAGCCAGGTCTCCCGGGTCGTTGTGATCGAATCCATGGTCCTCGGCCTTATCGGCGGGGTGCTCGGCGCAGGCGCCGGCATTGCTATCGGCTGGATGAGCCTCGAGGGGTTCCTGAAAAGCGACTACGGCGCGAGCATGCAGTACCACGTCGATCCCGCTTCGCTCTTGTGGGCTCTGGGCATCTCGACGACACTTGCGGGACTCGCAGGAATCTACCCGGCGCGCCGGGCGGCGAAGACGAACATCGTGGAGGCGCTGACCTATGAATGATCAAATTTCAAAATATATCTGTCTTCTGTCCTCTGTCATCTGTCTTCTAGTATTTGGATTTACCTCACCTTCCTTCGCCCTCTCTGGCCGCGAGGTCTATGAAAGGGTACACGAAATCCGTTCGAAAGCCCTCGACCGGAAGACCGAGGCGACCATGGTTCTGTTCGACAAGGGAGGCGGCAAACGCACGAGGACGCTGATCGAATACAGCAAAAAGGCCGTTCCGGAGGCATACAAGGTCCTCGTGGTGTTCACGGCCCCGCCAGACCTCAAGAACGTCGGGTTCCTGATCCATGCGCACACCTTCGCGGATCGAGACCTGTGGGCCTATTTCCCGGAATACAAGCGCGTCCGCAGGATCGCGTCGAGTTCGCAGGATGACTCGTTCTTCGGGTCTGATTTCTCCTATGACGATTTCGGCGGACCGCCGAATCTGGACGACTACAGGTTCAGTATCCTGAGAGAAGAGGTCGTGGAAGGTAAGTCCTGCTACGTCGTCGAGGTGACGCCGAAAATCCGCAGGAAATATACGCGATACATTGGGTGGGTCGCGAAAGACCTGTGGATCCATCTTAAGGTCGAGTATTACCAGGACAAGGACATCTACCGGTCCGGAGACTTCTCTGACGTCAGGATCATCGAAGGCATCCCGACGCCGTTCAAGCTGAACATGGAAAACAGGAAGTCCGGCCACCGGACCGAGCTGACGATCCAGAAAATCCAGTATAACACACACTTTCCCGATGATCTCTTTTCGCAACGGTCGCTGGAACGCGCAGGGAAGTAGATTTGTATCGTGCCGCGACACGCTTGAATATTAATATCTGATATCCGGTCCCTATAAATATGCCGACACTATTGTCATCTCCAGCCAAGAGCTGGCATAGATCATTTTATTTCCTGTTCACAATCTTTCTCACCTCTTCCTCGTCGTTCGCCGATGACGCTCTTTCCCTTTCCGGCAATCTGGACCTTCGCGGGGTGCAGGAGCTCAATAGCGACAGTGTGAAAGAAGATCCGAGCCTGATGGGGCGGATCAAGGCCGACTCTGCGGGTGCGCCATGGCGATTTCATGCATGGCTCGAAGGAGGCTGGGACGGGAGCGTCAAGAGGCCTGCTCAGGATGACAGGCTCTTCAAGAACTACGATCAGGTCTACCAGAGCAACACGCCCTACCTGGAGTTCAAGGAGCTCTTCGTAACGCATTCTTCAGGCGAGCTTGATATTCGGGCCGGCATCCAGCGCTTTGCCTGGGGCAGGCTCGATGAGTATCCGCCGAATGACCTGCTCAACCCCTGGGACTATTCGCAGTTCCTGATAAAACCGCTCGAAGACCGGAAGGTCGGCGCTCCCTCGGTTTCAGCCGCCCTGGCGCTGGGAGACTGGTCCTTTGAAACGGTATGGGTCCCTCTCCTGGTCCCCTTTCGCCTGCCCCTGCCCGATGAACGGTGGTCCGGAGTACCGCTTGCCTCGGTCATCCAGCAGTCGTATCCGAACGCACTGATCACTCCGGAAGAGCCGCTCCTTCCCGCGCGTACTGCCCAGAACGGGAATATCGGACTGCGCATGAAACACGCCGGAGACTTCGAATGGGCACTGGACCTGTATCATGGCTGGGACCCTCGGCCCGTGTTCAGGACCACGACACTCGTGGTCTCGCCTGTGGGCGGAAGCGTCGTGATCGACCCTGGATACGTTCCCGACTTCCACAGGATTACATCGATCGGCGTGGACGCAGCCGCTGTCAGGGGCGACTGGAGCCTCCGGCTGGAAACCGCCTATTCCCTGAACCGGTACCGTAATATCCGCCAGGAGCTTTGGGGCTATCCTTCGACGATCACGCCGGGCATATTTCCGCTGAATCCATCCATCGAGCAGAAGCATGATGCGCTCGACTATGGCATCGGCGCGGATTACCGGCTGTTCGAAGACGGCCTGTTGACCGTGCAGGCCCAGCAGACGATCCTGTCCGGGAATGTGGACTTGCTCTACGAGAGGAAAGTCGAGACGCTGCTCTGGGCGAACCTTAAGGCGGGATTCATGAACCAGAAGATCCTGACGAACATGAACATCGCCTACAATCCCGAGCACGGCGATCACATGTTCAGGGCAAATGGATGGTATGTATTCTCTGATGCGTGGAAGGCGGGCGCCACCTACGTTGCGCTCACCGGACCCGGACAGTCATTGTTCGGCCGCTACGCACGGAACGACCAAGTGGAAGCGGAGATAAGCTACGCCTGGTGACGGCCTTCCGGTAAACCTGCTGTTCAGAATACCTCGACATATCTTTATGCGGCCGGATACTTGATGAGCCTCAGAAAATGATCGACCAGCTCCGGGTTGAAGGATACGCCGCTTCCTTTCTTCAGGACTTCGACGACCTTCTCGATCGGAATATCCCCTTGATAGGAGCGCTTGCTGCGCATGGCGTCGAACACGTCGGCGACTGTGATCATCTGGCTCGTGATGTTCGGCCGCCAGCCGCCCTTGATGGAAGGGTAGCCCGAACCGTCGAATTTCAGGTGATGTTCCAGCGCCGACAGGACGGCCAGCTTGGGGATCCCGTCGATCCCCATGAGATAGCGCGCGCCCTTGATAGAATGCGTCTCGATGATCTTCCGCTCATCATCCGTCAGTTTCCCCGGCTTATTCAGGATCTCGTCTGGTACGAATATCTTCCCCACGTCATGCAGCAGCGAAGCCACGCCGATCTGATGGAGGCTGCCGCCGGTGAACCCCAGGCTCTGGGCCTGGCTCATGGTAAGGATGCACACGTTGGTGACATGAGTAAAGGTATATTCGTGAACCGACTTGAGCCTGGCCAGCAGGCTGAGCGGATTGATCTCCTGACGGAAGCCGTTGATGAAGTTCTTCACCATGTCGTCAACGCCGCGGATGTCGATCTTCTTGTGCTTCTTGATCCTGACGTAAAGCGCCTTCAGCTCGTCCAACTCCGCTGCCGTGAGCGCGATCAACTCCTGCATCGCAGCCTCAGGCGCATCGTCCGCACCGTGTGCTGTGGACTGGCCATCCTTTTTCACCCGCAGCTCAACCTTGCCGAGCTTGATGAACGGCGTCGAGCGGACCGACAGGGAATCCGGCGAAGCGAGATCGCGGATCAGCGACTGGAGTTCTGATCTCGGGAGACCGGCGACAAAGGTCAGCCGTTCGATAGCTTTTTTCTTCAGGATCTTGATGAATGGCGAAGCAAAGGAGGCACTCCCTCCTTTGGCGAGCGGCCTGTTCTGTGCGATCAGGTCGTCGCCGATCAGCAGCACCGTGACCTCCGGTTCAAACTTCAGGATCTCTTCAAGAACGGCATAGGCCTTGTCTATATACTGCGCCACCTGCGGGTGGGCGGGCGAATACAAGCTCGTATTCGTGACCGCCGCTGTCAGCTGGGAGAGCACCCGTGACAGCCCCTCGTGGAGATCATGGTCGGTCATGAAGGTCTCCCTGATCCGTACGTTGCGATCCGCATCGGTCCCTCACGTCCTGTCCGCCAGTTTTCTGCATGCCTTCCGGATCTTATCGCTGTTCAACTGTTCACCGATCCTGATGAGGTTGTTGATGGTCTCTCTCGGATACCTGCCCAGCGATTCAAATAGGATCTCCTTCATCCAGAGCAGGCTCTGCGGATGGAGCGACCAGTTCGCGCGCGCGAGTTTTTCCAGGTCAGGAACGGCCCGTGGATCACCGATCTCACCGAGCGCCTTGATGATCTCCGCGTTGACCGTATAATCCGCATCAAAGAGGATGACCCGCTTGATCCGTGCGAGGACATCTTCCGTCACTTCTGAGACGCGGTACAGGCCCGCCAGGGAAACCGCCTTTGATGCGATATCGACGTCATCGGACCGGATTGCCTCCCGCAGCAGTTTCACCGAGTCCGGGGCCTTGAACTTGAGGAGTGTGCTCAATGCCTCCATACGAACAAAAAGGTCCTGGTGCTTCAGCAGGGGCCGAACCTGCGGGACGGAAGCCGGCGTGCCCGCCCGGCGGATGAATATCAGGAGATTGATCACGTAATAGGACCGCGGGTCGCGCAATCGCTTCTGCGCTTCACGCACGGCCGTCTCGCCGAAAAGACAGAGCAGGTTAAAAAGAACGCGTTTTCCGCCATGGGATTCATCTCTGCTGAAGATGTCCATCAGTCCCGGGATGGTGTCGGGACCGAGGGCCATGATCAGGCCTGCTGCCTCCTGTCCCTTGTCCCGCATCCAGACCTCGAACGCATGCAGTGCCTTTTCAATGAAGGTGGGATCGGTGAATATCCTGCGGGCCTCTTCGGCCGCTTCCCTGATGGCTTTAACCGGCTTGTCGGTCGTGTGGCGCCTGAGGGTCTCGGATATGTCCCAGAGGAGCTCGAAATTGCCCGTTTCCAGGAACCCGGGCACAATGGC
This window contains:
- a CDS encoding HD domain-containing phosphohydrolase; the encoded protein is MTDHDLHEGLSRVLSQLTAAVTNTSLYSPAHPQVAQYIDKAYAVLEEILKFEPEVTVLLIGDDLIAQNRPLAKGGSASFASPFIKILKKKAIERLTFVAGLPRSELQSLIRDLASPDSLSVRSTPFIKLGKVELRVKKDGQSTAHGADDAPEAAMQELIALTAAELDELKALYVRIKKHKKIDIRGVDDMVKNFINGFRQEINPLSLLARLKSVHEYTFTHVTNVCILTMSQAQSLGFTGGSLHQIGVASLLHDVGKIFVPDEILNKPGKLTDDERKIIETHSIKGARYLMGIDGIPKLAVLSALEHHLKFDGSGYPSIKGGWRPNITSQMITVADVFDAMRSKRSYQGDIPIEKVVEVLKKGSGVSFNPELVDHFLRLIKYPAA
- a CDS encoding flavodoxin family protein, which produces MKVVAFNGSARKDGNTAILLNLVLDELKAEGITTELYSLAGKPVQGCIACMKCFEKKNKRCSVEKDVINECLQKMDEADGILLGSPTYFADVSAGMKALIERCGMVGRANPEMYNRKVGAAVVAVRRAGAIHVFNTLNYFFTISGMIVPGSSYWNLGIGRQPGEVSNDAEGIQTMKNLGKNMAWLLKKVRG
- the fabG gene encoding 3-oxoacyl-ACP reductase FabG; its protein translation is MMDINQKRALVVGGSRGIGRAIAVRLAQSGFDLWLTYKGNHEAARSVKTEIEALGRTCDTLSFDVSSFEETEAALAGLVEITPPHVLVYNSGISRDNLLMWMTKDEWRSVLSTNLDGFFNVTRPVVFAMLKAKRGRIVVVSSTSGQIGQAGQVNYSASKAGLIGAAKALAREVGRKNILVNVVAPGFIETDMTEKIPRNQVLPLIPLNRVGTADDVASVVNFLCAEEHLYIHGQVIGINGGLAM
- a CDS encoding ABC transporter ATP-binding protein; protein product: MIELKHVGRVYKRGAKEIHALQRVTLSIGKGEFLGIMGPSGSGKSTLLNLIGGLDQPTSGEIFIEGRPLHGVSDDELTLIRRRKVGFIFQFFNLLPILTAAENVSLPLLLEGIPYADVKPKALSLLAKVGLAERTEHRPEELSGGEMQRVAIARALVTSPAVLLADEPTGNLDSRTSEDIFGLLGGLHAEGQTIVMVTHDPRAASRGTRIIMLKDGSIAEDSAKERA
- a CDS encoding FtsX-like permease family protein, with amino-acid sequence MNLFNLLKHISVRRIRLQKVHALMTMAGICLGVAAIVSIGIVNKSVMQSFEDSITRVTGRAALQITGPASGFPEGLLERVQNVPGVEYAVPVIDTQGILIGAKESSIAILGVDVLQDSNIRDYHLSEESADIPDPLLFLARPDSILLTKELAGREGIAIDQKIRVETVQGIRTFQVRGLLNPEGPAKAMGGNIAIMDYPAAQMAFGKEGRIDRIDVSLLRGEEFESVRRRIEKAIPAGYSIVTPEGRTKQVALLISHFQKNINLISFIAVFVGMYLIYNAVSIAVVQRRKEIGILRALGTTRRQIIALFLGETLAMAVVASGLGLAVGILFAKAAIGAVGQTVSELYLRTSIQQITVSPPDLAIGFLSGIAASLAAAFFPSLASARITPVSAIRSVPYSEEGLLSGNRLRIAAVLFVAFALFLLVLYKAFADSLLLHNTVAMFSATIFLLLGISLATPSVLEGFLGFFHRALSPYIGAAAKLAGLNLQKNITRNAVAAAAIFYGISVFVSSAGIIYSAKQSVLEWIDSYVRGDIIVTSGHPIASTGSQNIPMPVDLWKDIEKVPGVLSADPFRKIYIDYRGRRLLLLTLDIDRRMLYSPFKVTQGRREDMVRLLPNRNAIAVNETVAAQERLKPGDTMVLPTPEGPVAFTVAVVNVDYSSDSGSILMDMHTYRKYWKEYLADSFSVRVKPDAHVNTVRDEIAKRFGNDRKLFVLPAREFKLEIRKLIDRGFAVNHAINIVTMLIACLGIIVTLLASVLERTREIGILRSIGMLRSQVSRVVVIESMVLGLIGGVLGAGAGIAIGWMSLEGFLKSDYGASMQYHVDPASLLWALGISTTLAGLAGIYPARRAAKTNIVEALTYE
- a CDS encoding outer membrane lipoprotein-sorting protein, which translates into the protein MNDQISKYICLLSSVICLLVFGFTSPSFALSGREVYERVHEIRSKALDRKTEATMVLFDKGGGKRTRTLIEYSKKAVPEAYKVLVVFTAPPDLKNVGFLIHAHTFADRDLWAYFPEYKRVRRIASSSQDDSFFGSDFSYDDFGGPPNLDDYRFSILREEVVEGKSCYVVEVTPKIRRKYTRYIGWVAKDLWIHLKVEYYQDKDIYRSGDFSDVRIIEGIPTPFKLNMENRKSGHRTELTIQKIQYNTHFPDDLFSQRSLERAGK
- a CDS encoding DUF1302 family protein; the protein is MKEDPSLMGRIKADSAGAPWRFHAWLEGGWDGSVKRPAQDDRLFKNYDQVYQSNTPYLEFKELFVTHSSGELDIRAGIQRFAWGRLDEYPPNDLLNPWDYSQFLIKPLEDRKVGAPSVSAALALGDWSFETVWVPLLVPFRLPLPDERWSGVPLASVIQQSYPNALITPEEPLLPARTAQNGNIGLRMKHAGDFEWALDLYHGWDPRPVFRTTTLVVSPVGGSVVIDPGYVPDFHRITSIGVDAAAVRGDWSLRLETAYSLNRYRNIRQELWGYPSTITPGIFPLNPSIEQKHDALDYGIGADYRLFEDGLLTVQAQQTILSGNVDLLYERKVETLLWANLKAGFMNQKILTNMNIAYNPEHGDHMFRANGWYVFSDAWKAGATYVALTGPGQSLFGRYARNDQVEAEISYAW
- a CDS encoding NAD(P)/FAD-dependent oxidoreductase produces the protein MNRYDHIVVGSGISGLTMTLLLAMSGKKVLLLEKGMHIGGSLSRFVKRGIAFDTGFHFTGGLQEGGILSDILSFLGIRGSIEPIFLSEACRNHFIFESEDKGFELPSGVENIKKQLKGYFPAERVAVDRYFEMVLSVCSRTPSLNIHENEIALANLDEDFVSLDAVLRGLTGNALLRGLLSGYAMCYGVRPSEISFANHSRMVLNFYESIACVKNGGDAFVAAFREKFREYDVDIRCGTFITGLEDIRGNKVGRFVLNTGEEVAADSCVFTIHPKDILKLLPEKHFSKAFGNRVSSFEPSAGFFSVFAMHKPGSRDPNPEASIVSLFPDPDVNNLLDPAYEGMPALVIIKSPDLAEGSAGKGICILEPSFVEQVAGWSGSRRGSRPPAYLDYKRKRVEAIQEHIFRVFPAYRESLQIVDAGSMLTFKEYLNNPDGSAYGVKQKMGQFNLIGKLPLHNLYAAGQSALLPGIIGGMMSSLIVGRALVGKERYGRLLSKASCH